A genomic stretch from Neomonachus schauinslandi chromosome 16, ASM220157v2, whole genome shotgun sequence includes:
- the RPL13 gene encoding 60S ribosomal protein L13, with protein MAPSRNGMILKPHFHKDWQRRVATWFNQPARKIRRRKARQAKARRIAPRPASGPIRPIVRCPTVRYHTRVRAGRGFSLEELRVAGIHKKVARTIGISVDPRRRNKSTESLQANVQRLKEYRSKLILFPRKPSAPKKGDSSAEELKLATQLTGPVMPIRNVYKKEKARVLTEEEKSFKAFASLRMARANARLFGIRAKRAKEAAEQDVEKKK; from the exons ATGGCGCCCAGCCGCAATGGCATGATCCTGAAGCCCCACTTCCACAAGGACTGGCAGCGGCGCGTGGCCACGTGGTTCAACCAGCCGGCGCGGAAGATCCGCAG ACGCAAGGCCCGGCAGGCCAAGGCCCGCCGCATCGCCCCGCGCCCCGCGTCCGGGCCCATCCGGCCCATCGTGCGCTGCCCCACGGTGAGGTACCACACCAGAGTGCGAGCCGGCAGGGGCTTCAGCCTGGAGGAGCTGCGG GTGGCCGGCATCCACAAGAAGGTGGCCCGGACCATCGGGATCTCGGTGGACCCGAGGCGGCGGAACAAGTCCACGGAGTCTCTGCAGGCCAACGTGCAGCGGCTGAAGGAGTACCGCTCCAAGCTCATCCTCTTCCCCAGGAAGCCGTCGGCGCCCAAGAAGGGCGACAGCTCT GCGGAAGAACTCAAGTTGGCTACCCAGCTGACGGGACCAGTCATGCCCATACGGAAC GTCTACAAGAAGGAGAAAGCCAGAGTCCtcacagaggaggagaagagcTTCAAGGCGTTCGCCAGTCTTCGCATGGCCCGTGCCAATGCCCGGCTGTTTGGCATCCGGGCCAAAAGGGCCAAGGAAGCTGCAGAACAGGacgttgaaaagaaaaaataa
- the CPNE7 gene encoding copine-7 — protein sequence MSAGSERRAAAPRASKVELRLSCRHLLDRDPLTKSDPSVVLRLRSQSQWVQVDRTEVVRSSLHPVFSKVFTLDYYFEEVQKLRFEVYDTHGPSSLGCQDDDFLGGMECTLGQIVAQKKMTRALLLKFGRNAGKSTITVIAEDISGNNGYVELSFRARKLDDKDLFSKSDPFLELYRVNDDQSEQLVYRTEVVKNNLSPVWEPFKVSLSNLCSCEETRPLKCLIWDYDSRGKHDFIGEFSTTFEEMQKAFGEDQAQWDCVNAKYKQKKRHYKNSGVVILADLKFYRVHSFLDYIMGGCQIHFTVAIDFTASNGDPRNSCSLHYINPFQPNEYLQALVAVGEICQDYDSDKRFSALGFGARIPPKYEVSHDFAINFNPEDDECEGIQGVVEAYQNCLPRVQLYGPTNVAPIISKVARMAAAEEHTGEASQYYILLVLTDGVVTDMAETREAIVRASHLPMSIIIVGVGNADFTDMQTLDRDDGILRSPRGEPALRDIVQFVPFRELKSASPAALAKCVLAEVPRQLVEYYSYKELPPRGDSTHAREAGPPERAGQPGVRPVSVSSTLEVP from the exons ATGAGCGCGGGCTCGGAGCGCCGGGCGGCGGCGCCCCGCGCCTCCAAGGTGGAGCTGCGTCTCAGCTGCCGGCACCTGCTGGACCGCGACCCGCTCACCAAGTCCGACCCCAGCGTGGTGCTGCGGCTGCGGTCCCAGAGCCAGTGGGTGCAG GTGGACAGAACTGAGGTGGTCAGGAGCAGCCTGCACCCCGTGTTCTCCAAGGTCTTCACGCTCGACTACTACTTTGAGGAGGTACAGAAGCTGCGCTTTGAGGTCTATGACACGCACGGACCCAGCAGTCTTGGCTGTCAGGACGATGACTTCCTTGGAGGCATGGAGTGCACCTTGGGGCAG ATCGTCGCGCAGAAGAAGATGACCCGCGCTCTGCTGCTCAAGTTCGGCAGGAACGCCGGCAAGTCCACCATCACG GTGATCGCTGAGGACATCTCCGGGAACAATGGCTACGTGGAGCTCTCCTTCAGGGCCCGGAAGCTGGATGACAAG gaCCTCTTCAGCAAGTCGGACCCCTTCCTGGAGCTCTACCGGGTCAATGATGATCAGAGCGAGCAGCTGGTGTACCGGACAGAG gtggTGAAGAACAACCTCAGCCCCGTGTGGGAGCCTTTCAAGGTGTCCCTGAGCAATCTGTGCAGCTGTGAGGAGACACGGCCTCTGAAG TGCCTCATCTGGGATTATGACTCCCGCGGAAAGCACGACTTCATCGGGGAATTCTCCACCACCTTTGAGGAGATGCAGAAAGCTTTCGGGGAGGACCAG GCCCAGTGGGACTGCGTGAATGCCAAATACAAGCAGAAGAAGCGTCATTACAAGAACTCTGGGGTGGTCATCCTGGCAGACCTGAAG TTCTACAGGGTTCACTCGTTCCTGGACTACATCATGGGTGGCTGTCAGATCCACTTCACG GTGGCCATCGACTTCACGGCCTCCAATGGTGACCCCCGGAACAGCTGCTCTCTGCACTATATCAACCCCTTCCAGCCCAACGAGTACCTGCAGGCTCTGGTGGCCGTGGGGGAGATCTGCCAGGACTATGACAG TGACAAGAGGTTTTCTGCTTTGGGGTTTGGAGCCCGAATCCCTCCCAAGTATGAG gtgtcccatgactTTGCCATCAACTTCAACCCTGAGGACGATGAGTGTGAAG GAATCCAGGGTGTGGTGGAGGCCTACCAGAACTGCCTGCCCAGGGTCCAGCTCTACGGTCCCACCAACGTGGCCCCCATCATTTCCAAGGTGGCCCGCATGGCCGCGGCCGAGGAACACACTGGGGAGGCCTCC CAATACTACATTCTGCTGGTCCTGACCGATGGTGTGGTGACCGACATGGCTGAAACACGGGAGGCCATCGTGCGTGCCTCCCACCTGCCCATGTCCATCATCATCGTGGGGGTGGGCAACGCCGACTTCACGGATATGCAGACCCTGGACAGGGACGACGGCATCCTGCGCTCCCCGCGGGGCGAGCCAGCTCTCCGAGACATTGTGCAGTTCGTGCCCTTCCGGGAGCTCAAGAGC GCGTCCCCGGCAGCGCTGGCCAAGTGCGTGCTGGCCGAGGTGCCCAGGCAGCTGGTGGAGTACTACAGCTACAAGGAGCTGCCCCCGAGAGGCGACAGCACCCACGCCCGAGAGGCCGGCCCCCCCGAGAGGGCCGGGCAGCCGGGAGTGCGGCCAGTCTCTGTCTCCAGCACCCTCGAGGTCCCTTAG